The following nucleotide sequence is from Mycobacterium sp. 3519A.
AGAGATACGGCCTTGTGCCGGTTGCCTATTCGGCTGCGGTCACCGACGGGGTGTTCGCCTGCCCGACCGCTCGGATGAGCGACGCCATGGCGCGGACCGGGCCCGTCTACGCCTACGAGTTCAACGACCGGGATGCGCCGATGCCCGAACCGATGCGCACGCTGCCGTTCCCGGTGGGCGCGAGCCATTCGCTGGAATTGCGGTATCTCTTCGACGTCGGCGGTGCGCCGCCGCTCAACCCGACCCAGCAGGCATTGTCCGACCAGATGATCGACTACTGGGCGCATTTCGTCCGCACCGGCGAACCGGGTGCGCAGTGGCCCGGCTTCGGCGCCGACAAAAAACGGTTGTCGTTTCAAGCGGGCACGAGCACAGTGACTACCGACTTCGACGATGTTCACCAGTGCGCGTTTTGGGCAGGCCGGAAAGGTTGACCGCGATGCCGACTCCGGATCCGAACGGCTATGTCGAAGCGTGGGTGCGGGCCTGGAATGCGCACGACATCGAAGCGGTGCTCGCGCACTTCCACGACGATGTGCTGTTCACCTCACCGGTCGCGGCGCGGGTCGTGCCCGAGAGCGGGGGAGTGGTGCGCGGTAAGGCCGCCCTGCGGGATTACTGGACGGCGGCGTTGGCCAAACAGCCTGATTTGCAGTTCGCGGTGGTCGGCGTCTACCGCGGCGAATCGACGCTGGTGATCAACTACCGCAACCACCGCGGTGAACTGGTCAACGAGGTGCTGACCTTCGACGGCGGCCTGGTCCGGGAAGGCCACGGGACGTACCTGTCGGATTAGGTCTCACGTCACCAGGCCCTGTTCGCGCAGCCACTGCCGTGCGACGATCGCGGAGTCTGCGCCGTCGTTGTCGACCTCGGCGTTCAATAGATCTCGATGGGCTCCGGGTGGGCGTCTGAACGAAGTCCGCGACCGTGTTTCGGACGGTCAGTTGTTCGTTGTGTGTCTCAATTCTTTGTCGGTAACGGATCATGTAGCGATCATTTTGTGCCGGGCTGAAGCTCCGCCCGTCGAGCTTCCTTACTCTGGAGTAAGAAAGCCGCCCGTTCGGCGTGGCCAGGGATTTGGCTGACGTCGCGTTTTAGGGCATACTGTTCGGGTTGCCTTGAGCCGGGTACGCCTGGCCGGGGCATCCGACCAGCGCCCGTACGGGCGCATCCGGTACCCACCTCGATCGCGACATTTTCCGCCGCGGCTGAGTGTGCGTGAGGGCGACACGCCCGACCGCGGGGATCGGTGGACCACAGACAGATGAACAGCGGCGGCATACCAGCGCGAAGCGAGTGCGCCGAACGGAACGCGGTCCCGACAGGGGCCCTGTAGGAGTGAGGTAGGAGAAGCGTGGCGGGACAGAAGATCCGCATCAGGCTCAAGGCCTACGACCACGAGGCGATTGACGCCTCGGCGCGCAAGATCGTGGAGACGGTCACCCGTACCGGCGCCAGCGTGGTTGGTCCTGTGCCGCTGCCGACTGAGAAGAACGTGTACTGCGTCATCCGGTCCCCGCATAAGTACAAGGACTCGCGGGAGCACTTCGAGATGCGTACGCACAAGCGGTTGATCGACATCCTCGACCCGACGCCGAAGACCGTCGACGCGCTCATGCGTATCGACCTTCCGGCCAGCGTCGACGTGAACATCCAGTAGGAGACCCAAGAAATGGCACGTAAAGGCATTCTGGGCACCAAGCTGGGCATGACGCAGGTGTTCGACGAGAACAACAGGGTCGTGCCGGTGACGGTCGTCAAGGCCGGCCCCAATGTCGTGACCCGTATCCGGACGCCTGAGCGCGACGGATACTCCGCTGTCCAACTGGCATACGGCGAGATCAGCCCCCGCAAGGTGAACAAGCCGGTCACCGGTCAGTACGCCGCCGCGGGCGTCAATCCCCGCCGCCACCTCGCCGAGCTGCGGCTCGACGACGAGGCCGCCGCGAGCGAATACGAGGTCGGTCAGGAACTGACCGCCGAGATCTTCGCCGACGGCACCTACGTCGACGTGACCGGCACCAGCAAGGGCAAGGGCTACGCGGGCACCATGAAGCGCCACGGTTTCCGCGGCCAGGGCGCCAGCCACGGTGCCCAGGCGGTGCACCGTCGTCCGGGCTCGATCGGTGGCTGCGCCACCCCGGGCCGGGTGTTCAAGGGCACGCGCATGTCGGGCCGGATGGGCAACGACCGCGTGACGACGCAGAACCTGTTGGTGCACAAGGTCGATGCCGAGAACGGCGTGCTGCTGATCAAGGGCGCCATCCCCGGTCGTACCGGTGGGCTGGTCGTGGTCCGCAGCGCAATCAAGCGAGGCGAAAAGTAATGGCTACCAACAAAATTGACGTTCACACCCCGGCAGGCAAGAAGGACGGCTCCATCGAGCTGCCCGCCGAGCTGTTCGACGTCGAGCCGAACATCGCGCTGATGCATCAGGTCGTCGAGGCGCAGCTCGCCGCGAAGCGGCAGGGCACCCACGCGACCAAGACGCGCGGCGACGTCCGCGGCGGCGGCAAGAAGCCGTACCGCCAGAAGGGCACCGGTCGCGCCCGTCAGGGTTCGACGCGTGCACCGCAGTTCACCGGCGGTGGCACCGTGCACGGCCCGCAGCCGCGCGACTACAGCCAGCGCACGCCCAAGAAGATGATCGCCGCCGCACTGCGCGGGGCGCTGTCGGACCGGGCGCGCAACGGCCGCATCCACGCCGTCACCGAACTCGTCGAGGGCCAGACCCCGTCGACCAAGAGCGCCAAGGCGTTCCTGGCCACGCTGACCGAGCGCAAGCAGGTGTTGGTGGTGATCGGCCGCACCGACGAGACCGGTGCGCTGAGCGTGCGCAACCTTCCCGGTGTGCACATCCTGTCGCCGGATCAGCTCAACACCTACGACGTGCTGAAGGCCGACGACGTGGTGTTCAGCGTCGAGGCGCTGAACAGCTACATCAGCGCGAACACCAAGACTGCCGAGGAGGTTTCGGCCTGATGGCGACCGTGACTGACCCCCGCGACATCATCCTGGCTCCGGTCATCTCCGAGAAGTCGTACGGACTGATCGAAGACAACGTGTACACGTTCGTCGTGCACCCCGACTCGAACAAGACGCAGATCAAGATCGCGATCGAGAAGATCTTCAACGTCAAGGTCGCGTCGGTGAACACCGCCAACCGACAGGGCAAGCGCAAGCGCACCCGCGCCGGTTTCGGCAAGCGTAAGGACACCAAGCGCGCCATCGTGACGCTGGCCGCGGGCAGCAAGCCCATCGACCTGTTCGGAGCGCCGGCCTAGCCGGCAGAGGGACTTAAAGAATCATGGGAATTCGCAAGTACAAGCCGACGACCCCCGGTCGCCGCGGTGCCAGCGTCTCCGATTTCGCCGAGATCACTCGCGACCACCCGGAGAAGTCGCTGGTTCGTCCGCTGCACGGCAAGGGCGGTCGCAACGCGCACGGCCGAATCACCACCCGGCACAAGGGCGGTGGCCACAAGCGTGCGTACCGCGTGATCGACTTCCGTCGCCACGACAAGGACGGCGTCAACGCCAAGGTCGCGCACATCGAGTACGACCCGAACCGCACCGCCAACATCGCGCTCCTGCACTACCTGGACGGCGAGAAGCGCTACATCGTTGCGCCGCAGGGTCTTTCGCAGGGTGACGTGGTGGAGTCCGGCGCCAACGCCGACATCAAGCCAGGTAACAACCTGCCGCTGCGCAACATCCCGTCGGGCACCGTGATCCACGCGGTGGAGCTGCGGCCCGGCGGCGGCGCCAAGCTGGCCCGCTCCGCAGGCGCGAGCATCCAGCTGCTCGGTAAGGAAGGCACCTACGCCTCGCTGCGTATGCCGTCCGGTGAGATCCGCCGCGTCGACGTGCGCTGCCGCGCCACCGTCGGCGAGGTCGGCAATGCCGAGCAGGCCAACATCAACTGGGGTAAGGCCGGCCGCATGCGGTGGAAGGGCAAGCGCCCCACCGTCCGTGGTGTCGTGATGAACCCGGTCGACCACCCGCACGGCGGCGGCGAGGGCAAGACATCCGGTGGCCGTCACCCGGTCAGCCCGTGGGGTAAGCCCGAGGGCCGTACCCGCAAGGCCAACAAGCCAAGCGACAAGCTCATCGTCCGACGCCGGCGCACCGGCAAGAAGCACCACCGGTAGGAGATAGCCGATGCCACGCAGCCTGAAGAAGGGTCCGTTCGTCGACGACCATCTGCTCAAGAAGGTCGACGTCCAGAACGAGAAGAACACCAAGCAGGTCATCAAGACCTGGTCGCGGCGTTCGACCATCATCCCCGATTTCATCGGGCACACCTTCGCGGTGCACGACGGCCGCAAGCACGTTCCGGTGTTCGTCACCGAGGCGATGGTCGGGCACAAGCTGGGCGAGTTCGCGCCCACCCGTACGTTCAAGGGTCACATCAAGGATGACCGGAAGGCGAAGCGCCGGTGAGTATCACGACTGAATACCCGTCTGCGGTCGCGAAGGCGCGCTTCGTGCGCGTCTCGGCGACCAAGGCGCGCCGGGTCATCGACCTGGTTCGCGGCAAGAGCGTCGAGCAAGCCCTCGACATCCTGCGGTGGGCGCCGCAGGCCGCCAGCGAGCCGGTCGCCAAGGTGATCGCCAGCGCCGCGGCCAACGCGCAGAACAACGAGGGACTGGATCCGTCCACCCTCGTGGTCGCCACCGTCTACGCCGACGAGGGGCCGACCGCCAAGCGCATCCGGCCGCGCGCACAGGGTCGCGCGTTCCGAATCCGCAAGCGCACCAGCCACATCACGGTGATCGTCGAGAGCCGTCCGTCACGCGAGGACCGTCGCGGTCAGTCGGCCAGCTCGACGCGCGCCCGCCGTGCCCAGGGCAGTAAGGCGGCCGCGGCCAAGCAGGCACCGGCCAAGAAGGCGCCCGCCAAGAAGGCGGCCCCGAAGAAGACGACTGAAGCTTCCGCCGAAGCGAAGGAGGGCTCGGAGTAGTGGGCCAGAAAATCAATCCCCACGGCTTCCGGCTCGGTATCACCACCGACTGGAAGTCCCGGTGGTACGCCGACAAGCAGTACAAGGACTACGTCAAGGAAGACGTGGCGATCCGCCGACTGCTTGCCACGGGTCTGGAGCGCGCCGGCATCGCCGACGTGGAGATCGAACGGACTCGCGACAGAGTTCGTGTTGATATCCACACCGCGCGCCCCGGCATCGTGATCGGCCGCCGCGGCACCGAGGCCGACCGGATCCGCGCCGACCTGGAGAAGCTGACCGGTAAGCAGGTTCAGCTGAACATCCTCGAGGTGAAGAACCCGGAGTCGCAGGCGCAGTTGGTGGCTCAGGGTGTGGCAGAGCAGCTCTCGAACCGCGTGGCGTTCCGTCGCGCGATGCGCAAGGCCATCCAGTCGGCCATGCGTCAGCCCAACGTGAAAGGCATCCGGGTGCAGTGCTCGGGCCGCCTCGGCGGCGCTGAGATGAGCCGCTCGGAGTTCTACCGCGAGGGTCGGGTGCCGCTGCACACGCTGCGTGCCGACATCGACTACGGCCTGTACGAGGCCAAGACCACCTTCGGCCGGATCGGCGTGAAGGTGTGGATCTACAAGGGCGACATCGTCGGTGGCAAGCGCGAGGCGACCGCGACGGTTCCTTCGGGCGCCGATCGTCCGCGCCGCGAGCGGCCGTCGGGCACCCGCCCGCGTCGTAGTGGTGCGTCGGGTACCACCGCGACGAGCACCGATGCCGGTCGCGCCGCCTCCGGTACCGAAGATGCGCCGGCCGTCGCCGAAGCGACCGGCGGCACCGAGGCCGCCGCTGCCGAAGCGCCGACCACGGAGACAACGGAGAGCTAAGAAATGCTGATTCCCCGCAAGGTCAAGCACCGCAAGCAGCACCACCCCCGTCAGCGCGGCATCGCCAGCGGCGGGACGTCGGTCAGCTTCGGTGACTACGGTATCCAGGCGCTGGAGCATGCCTACATCACCAACCGGCAGATCGAGTCCGCTCGTATCGCCATCAACCGGCACATCAAGCGTGGCGGCAAGGTGTGGATCAACATCTTCCCGGACCGCCCGCTGACCAAGAAGCCCGCCGAAACCCGCATGGGTTCGGGTAAGGGTTCGCCGGAGTGGTGGGTCGCCAACGTGAAGCCCGGCCGGGTGCTGTTCGAGCTGAGCTACCCCGATGAGAAGACCGCACGGGATGCGTTGACCCGCGCGATCCACAAGTTGCCGATCAAGGCGCGCATCGTGACTCGAGAGGATCATTTCTGATGGCAGTGGGAGTGACTCCTGGCGAACTTCGCGAACTGACCGACGACGAGTTGAAGGACAAGCTGCGCGAGTCCAAGGAAGAGCTGTTCAACCTGCGCTTCCAGATGGCGACCGGTCAGCTCGCCAACAACCGTCGGCTTCGTACGGTGCGTCAGGAAATTGCGCGTGTGTACACAGTGCTGCGCGAACGTGAATTGGGCCTGGCGTCCGGGCCCGCGGGTGAGGAATCGTAAAAATGGCAGAAACACAGGCCTCCAAAGACAAAGGGCCGAAGCACACTCCGCGCGCGGAGAAGCCGCGCGGGCGGCGCAAGACCGCTATCGGTTACGTCGTGTCGGACAAGATGCAGAAGACGATCGTGGTCGAGCTGGAAGACCGTAAGAGCCACCCGCTCTACGGCAAGATCATCCGGACCACCTCGAAGGTCAAGGCGCACGACGAGAACGGCGACGCCGGTGTCGGCGACCGCGTCTCGCTGATGGAGACTCGTCCGCTGTCGGCCACCAAGCGGTGGCGGCTGGTCGAGATCCTCGAGAAGGCCAAGTAGCCCCAAGCAGACACGACAAGCCCCCGCCACGGCGGGGGCTTTCGTGCGTCAGCTGTCGCTCTTGGCCTCGCGCCAGGCTCGTTCGAACGGCAACCGCCATGCATTCGGCGCGATCAATTGGTGAATGGCGTTGGGGCCCCAACTGCCCTGCGGATATGACTTGGCGGGCGGCGGGTCGGCGAGCAGGTCGGCCGACCGCTCCCACAGCGACTCGATGCCTTCGGCGGTGGTGAACAAGGTGTGGTCGCCGCGCATCGCGTCGAGCATCAGACGTTCGTAGGCCTCCAGCACGTCGGTGCTGCTGCCGACCTCCTGCGTCGAGAACTGCATCGACAGCTTCTCCAGCTTCATGCCGGGGCCAGGGCGTTTGCCGTAGAACGACAGCGACACCTTGGAATCCTCGGCGAGGTCGAAGGTGAGGTGATCGGGCCCCTGCGCGCCGACACCCGAACCGGGCGCGAACATCGACCGCGGCGCCTCCTTGAACGCGATCGAGATGATGCGCATGCCCTCGGCCATCCGCTTACCGGTGCGTAGATAGATCGGCACCCCCGCCCACCGCCAGTTGTCGATGCCGACCTTGAGCGCGATGAACGTTTCGGTATCGGAATCCCTTGCCACACCTTCTAATTCGCGGTAACCAGTGAACTGGCCGCGCACCACGTTCTTCGGGTCGACCGGCAGCATCGACCTGAACACCTTGTTCTTCTCCTCGCTGATGGCGCGGGGCTCCAACGCCGTCGGCGGCTCCATCACCACGAAGGCCATCACCTGGAACAGATGGGTGACGACCATGTCCTTGTATGCGCCGGTGCTCTCGTAGAAGTTCGCACGCTCGTCCAGACCGAGCGTCTCGGGGATGTCGATCTGGATGTGGTCGATGAAGTTGCGATTCCAGATCGGCTCGAACAGTCCGTTTGCAAAGCGGAACGCCAAGATGTTCAGCGCCGCCTCTTTACCGAGGAAGTGGTCGATGCGGAAGATCTGATCCTCACGGAACGTCTCGTGCACAAAGTCGTTGAGCGCCACGGCACTTGCCAGATCGGTGCCGAACGGCTTCTCCATCACAACGCGCGAGCGGTCCACCAGGTTCGCATCACGCAGCGTCGCGATCACCGCGTGCGCGGCCTTCGGCGGCACCGACAGGTAGTGCAGCCGGCGTACGCCTTGGCCGAGTTTCTTCTCCGCGTTCTCGACCGCGGCGGCCAGCGCATCGGGTCCCGCGCTCTGTGGCACATAGGTGACTGTTTCCGCGAACCGCCGCCATTGCTCGGTGCTGAGTTTGTGGGTGCCGAAATCCTCGATGGCCGATTTGGCCACTTCGAGGAACTCGTCTCGGGTGAGGTCTTCCAGCGAGGTGGCGACGATCTCGATGTGGGGGGCCAGCTCGGATTGGTCGAGATACGCCAGCCCGGGGATCAGTTTGCGTCTCGCGAGATCGCCTGTCGCGCCGAACAGGACGACCACATGGGGATCGACCGCGATGTCCTCCTGGCGGTACGGACGTGAGCCGGGAGCGGGATAGGAGATCGTCTGCGGCTTGCTGGTCGTCACTGTGGGCATACTTCCAGCCTAAACACCGGGTGTGTGTGCGCTGCCCGGACGAATTCGTCGTCCGCCGAGTCCATGCCGACGTCGAGATAGGGCAGGACGAAGAACCGCCGGAACACGGCCACGATCGGGCGCGGGATACCGGGCGGACCGGCCAGCAAGCTGGCGCGCAGCACGGGTCCGGCTTGTTCGGCGGGCAGCTCGACGGCGCAGATCTGCTCGACGTCGCCGCCGCGGCGCAGTTCGGCCGTGCCATCGGCGGCGCGCAGGTTGCGCACCCAGTTGACGATGCCGTACGACGCCACCAGGTACTCGCTGTCGCCGTGACCGAAGACGACAAGCGGAACGCTCACCGGCGTGCCGCTCTTGCGACCGCGCACGGTAAGCACGGCGAAGGTTCCGATCCGGACGCCTGCGCGGATGAGTGCCCGCATCACGGCGTTGTTGAATCGGACAAAGACGTTGACTCGGTACGCTTTCGGCATCGTCAGGCCTGCGTCAGTCCGCGGTGGCTTCGATGGCGACTCGGTAGATCGCGGGATGAGCGGTGACGGCGAATTCCTGCATGGACCGCTGCGCGCTCTGCTGGAAGAAGTCCTGCGATGTTGCGGCGTGGAGTGCTTCCGCGCTGTCCCACTCCGCGACATTGACCAATTGGTATCGGGTGTCGGGGCTCAGCGCGCTGTGCAGCCGCAGTGACCGGAAACCGGGTTGCCTGCTCAAAAAGGCCGCGCGTTCCTGCCAGCCTTGGACGAAGGCGTCGACCTCGGTCTGCGGGATCTCGAAGATGTTGATCAGCGTGATCGGTTCACTGTCCATACCTCTATGACGCAGCGCGGCGGCCCGACATGACAAGGGCTATGGCATCTTCGCCGCGATGCCGTCGAGAAGCTGATCCAGGCCGGCGCGGAACTCGGCGACGTGGTCGTCGTCGGAGTCGTCGAACACCCCCGCCGCGACAGCCGCCGCCAGCGCGGGGAAGCGCTCGCCGTCCACCAGACGCCTCAGCAGTCCGGCATAGTTCGGGCCTTCGGCGGCGGCCTCGATGTCCAACGCCGCGGCACCGCGCACGTAGTGCAGCACCGCCATCACCGCTGCCAGCTTGTCCCGTTCGGTCAGCCCGGTCGGGCCCAACGCGGCCAACCCGGCGTCCAGCCACGCCAGTTGTCCGGGATCCAGCGGCGGGCCTGCCGTCGCGGTCTGCAGCACCCACGGATGGCGGTGGTAGACGTCCCACAGCCCATCGGCCCAATTCGCAAGCGCGCCACGCCAATCCGACGGATCGCGGGGGGTGGGTGGGGGATCCGGTGCCGTCGACAACATGAACGTCAACAACTCGTCCTTGTTCGCGACGTGGCGGTAAAGCGACATGGTCCCGCAGCCCAACCGCTCGGCCAGCCTGGCCATCGACAGCGCGTTGAGGCCCTCCTGCTCGACCAACTCGATCGCCGCCCCGACGATCGTCTCCCGGTTCAGGCCGCGACCGCGGCGCGTCGATGGCTTGTCGCGCCAGAGGATCTGCAGCGCCCTCGGCAGCGGCTCGTCGGTCGTCATCGCACCCCAGCGTATACCTATGCGTATGCAGTACGCTTTGTGCGTATGACATACGCATCGCGTGCGCTGGCCGTCGTCGTCGTCGCCTTTCTGGCGTACTCACTGCCGCCGTATTTCACCGGCGGCACCCGGGTGCCCTCGACGTTTGCGTGGCATTACCCACTGCTGGTGGCGCATGTGCTGTTCGCCAGTGCCGCGATGGTGTGCGCGGTGGCGCAGATCTGGCCGGGACTGCGCGCCGCCAGACCTGTGCTGCACCGCCTGCTGGGCCGGTTGTACGTCTACACCGCGGTGCCTGCGGCGCTCTGCGCCATGGTGATCGGGGCGGCCACCCCGTTCGGTCCTTTCCTCGCCGTCAGCAATGTGGCGCTGGCATCGCTGTGGCTGTGGTTCACGATCAACGGCTACGTCGCTGCGCGGCAACGGCGGTTCGCGCAGCATCGCAGGGACATGGTGCGCAGCGCGACGTTGGCGCTGTCGATCATCACCAACCGGATCTGGACGCCCATTTTGGTCATCGCATGCCAACCGTTGCGGGACAGCGTGTTTGGAGGCAGCGAGGAACACTTCGTGTGGTTCGTGGCAGG
It contains:
- a CDS encoding DUF2306 domain-containing protein; translation: MTYASRALAVVVVAFLAYSLPPYFTGGTRVPSTFAWHYPLLVAHVLFASAAMVCAVAQIWPGLRAARPVLHRLLGRLYVYTAVPAALCAMVIGAATPFGPFLAVSNVALASLWLWFTINGYVAARQRRFAQHRRDMVRSATLALSIITNRIWTPILVIACQPLRDSVFGGSEEHFVWFVAGAGAWLGWSIPFVVVQRWLNRQPGLAPSSISG
- the rplC gene encoding 50S ribosomal protein L3 — its product is MARKGILGTKLGMTQVFDENNRVVPVTVVKAGPNVVTRIRTPERDGYSAVQLAYGEISPRKVNKPVTGQYAAAGVNPRRHLAELRLDDEAAASEYEVGQELTAEIFADGTYVDVTGTSKGKGYAGTMKRHGFRGQGASHGAQAVHRRPGSIGGCATPGRVFKGTRMSGRMGNDRVTTQNLLVHKVDAENGVLLIKGAIPGRTGGLVVVRSAIKRGEK
- the rplW gene encoding 50S ribosomal protein L23 produces the protein MATVTDPRDIILAPVISEKSYGLIEDNVYTFVVHPDSNKTQIKIAIEKIFNVKVASVNTANRQGKRKRTRAGFGKRKDTKRAIVTLAAGSKPIDLFGAPA
- the zwf gene encoding glucose-6-phosphate dehydrogenase, with product MTTSKPQTISYPAPGSRPYRQEDIAVDPHVVVLFGATGDLARRKLIPGLAYLDQSELAPHIEIVATSLEDLTRDEFLEVAKSAIEDFGTHKLSTEQWRRFAETVTYVPQSAGPDALAAAVENAEKKLGQGVRRLHYLSVPPKAAHAVIATLRDANLVDRSRVVMEKPFGTDLASAVALNDFVHETFREDQIFRIDHFLGKEAALNILAFRFANGLFEPIWNRNFIDHIQIDIPETLGLDERANFYESTGAYKDMVVTHLFQVMAFVVMEPPTALEPRAISEEKNKVFRSMLPVDPKNVVRGQFTGYRELEGVARDSDTETFIALKVGIDNWRWAGVPIYLRTGKRMAEGMRIISIAFKEAPRSMFAPGSGVGAQGPDHLTFDLAEDSKVSLSFYGKRPGPGMKLEKLSMQFSTQEVGSSTDVLEAYERLMLDAMRGDHTLFTTAEGIESLWERSADLLADPPPAKSYPQGSWGPNAIHQLIAPNAWRLPFERAWREAKSDS
- the rpsS gene encoding 30S ribosomal protein S19, which gives rise to MPRSLKKGPFVDDHLLKKVDVQNEKNTKQVIKTWSRRSTIIPDFIGHTFAVHDGRKHVPVFVTEAMVGHKLGEFAPTRTFKGHIKDDRKAKRR
- the rplB gene encoding 50S ribosomal protein L2, with product MGIRKYKPTTPGRRGASVSDFAEITRDHPEKSLVRPLHGKGGRNAHGRITTRHKGGGHKRAYRVIDFRRHDKDGVNAKVAHIEYDPNRTANIALLHYLDGEKRYIVAPQGLSQGDVVESGANADIKPGNNLPLRNIPSGTVIHAVELRPGGGAKLARSAGASIQLLGKEGTYASLRMPSGEIRRVDVRCRATVGEVGNAEQANINWGKAGRMRWKGKRPTVRGVVMNPVDHPHGGGEGKTSGGRHPVSPWGKPEGRTRKANKPSDKLIVRRRRTGKKHHR
- the rpsJ gene encoding 30S ribosomal protein S10, whose product is MAGQKIRIRLKAYDHEAIDASARKIVETVTRTGASVVGPVPLPTEKNVYCVIRSPHKYKDSREHFEMRTHKRLIDILDPTPKTVDALMRIDLPASVDVNIQ
- a CDS encoding antibiotic biosynthesis monooxygenase, which encodes MDSEPITLINIFEIPQTEVDAFVQGWQERAAFLSRQPGFRSLRLHSALSPDTRYQLVNVAEWDSAEALHAATSQDFFQQSAQRSMQEFAVTAHPAIYRVAIEATAD
- the rpsC gene encoding 30S ribosomal protein S3, whose translation is MGQKINPHGFRLGITTDWKSRWYADKQYKDYVKEDVAIRRLLATGLERAGIADVEIERTRDRVRVDIHTARPGIVIGRRGTEADRIRADLEKLTGKQVQLNILEVKNPESQAQLVAQGVAEQLSNRVAFRRAMRKAIQSAMRQPNVKGIRVQCSGRLGGAEMSRSEFYREGRVPLHTLRADIDYGLYEAKTTFGRIGVKVWIYKGDIVGGKREATATVPSGADRPRRERPSGTRPRRSGASGTTATSTDAGRAASGTEDAPAVAEATGGTEAAAAEAPTTETTES
- a CDS encoding TetR/AcrR family transcriptional regulator, whose protein sequence is MTTDEPLPRALQILWRDKPSTRRGRGLNRETIVGAAIELVEQEGLNALSMARLAERLGCGTMSLYRHVANKDELLTFMLSTAPDPPPTPRDPSDWRGALANWADGLWDVYHRHPWVLQTATAGPPLDPGQLAWLDAGLAALGPTGLTERDKLAAVMAVLHYVRGAAALDIEAAAEGPNYAGLLRRLVDGERFPALAAAVAAGVFDDSDDDHVAEFRAGLDQLLDGIAAKMP
- a CDS encoding nuclear transport factor 2 family protein; translated protein: MPTPDPNGYVEAWVRAWNAHDIEAVLAHFHDDVLFTSPVAARVVPESGGVVRGKAALRDYWTAALAKQPDLQFAVVGVYRGESTLVINYRNHRGELVNEVLTFDGGLVREGHGTYLSD
- the rplD gene encoding 50S ribosomal protein L4, with protein sequence MATNKIDVHTPAGKKDGSIELPAELFDVEPNIALMHQVVEAQLAAKRQGTHATKTRGDVRGGGKKPYRQKGTGRARQGSTRAPQFTGGGTVHGPQPRDYSQRTPKKMIAAALRGALSDRARNGRIHAVTELVEGQTPSTKSAKAFLATLTERKQVLVVIGRTDETGALSVRNLPGVHILSPDQLNTYDVLKADDVVFSVEALNSYISANTKTAEEVSA
- the rplP gene encoding 50S ribosomal protein L16, translated to MLIPRKVKHRKQHHPRQRGIASGGTSVSFGDYGIQALEHAYITNRQIESARIAINRHIKRGGKVWINIFPDRPLTKKPAETRMGSGKGSPEWWVANVKPGRVLFELSYPDEKTARDALTRAIHKLPIKARIVTREDHF
- the rplV gene encoding 50S ribosomal protein L22; the protein is MSITTEYPSAVAKARFVRVSATKARRVIDLVRGKSVEQALDILRWAPQAASEPVAKVIASAAANAQNNEGLDPSTLVVATVYADEGPTAKRIRPRAQGRAFRIRKRTSHITVIVESRPSREDRRGQSASSTRARRAQGSKAAAAKQAPAKKAPAKKAAPKKTTEASAEAKEGSE
- the rpsQ gene encoding 30S ribosomal protein S17, which produces MAETQASKDKGPKHTPRAEKPRGRRKTAIGYVVSDKMQKTIVVELEDRKSHPLYGKIIRTTSKVKAHDENGDAGVGDRVSLMETRPLSATKRWRLVEILEKAK
- the rpmC gene encoding 50S ribosomal protein L29, with protein sequence MAVGVTPGELRELTDDELKDKLRESKEELFNLRFQMATGQLANNRRLRTVRQEIARVYTVLRERELGLASGPAGEES
- a CDS encoding nitroreductase/quinone reductase family protein, translating into MPKAYRVNVFVRFNNAVMRALIRAGVRIGTFAVLTVRGRKSGTPVSVPLVVFGHGDSEYLVASYGIVNWVRNLRAADGTAELRRGGDVEQICAVELPAEQAGPVLRASLLAGPPGIPRPIVAVFRRFFVLPYLDVGMDSADDEFVRAAHTHPVFRLEVCPQ